A genomic window from Lotus japonicus ecotype B-129 chromosome 1, LjGifu_v1.2 includes:
- the LOC130730542 gene encoding probable inorganic phosphate transporter 1-7 yields the protein MAKEQIQVLNALDVAKTQWYHFTAIVIAGMGFFTDAYDLFCISLVTKLLGRIYYHVDGAAKPGTLPPNVSAAVNGVAFCGTLSGQLFFGWLGDKLGRKKVYGMTLMMMVICSIGSGLSFGHSPKSVMATLCFFRFWLGFGIGGDYPLSATIMSEYSNKKTRGAFIAAVFAMQGFGILGGGIFAIIISAAFKAKFDAPPYEVDPVGSTVPQADYIWRIIVMVGALPAALTYYWRMKMPETARYTALVAKNTEQAAKDMSKVLQVEIQAEPKGDQAQANTFALFSKEFMRRHGLHLLGTASTWFLLDIAFYSQNLFQKDIFSAIGWIPPAKTMNALEEVYRIARAQTLIALCSTVPGYWFTVALIDRIGRFAIQLMGFFFMTVFMFALAIPYDHWTHKENRIGFVVIYSLTFFFANFGPNATTFVVPAEIFPARFRSTCHGISSAAGKLGAIVGAFGFLYLAQNKDKSKADAGYPAGIGVKNSLLLLGVVNILGFFCTFLVPEAKGKSLEEMSGENEEEGENGTKEESEPHSYSTRTVPYV from the coding sequence ATGGCCAAGGAACAAATTCAGGTGCTAAATGCGCTTGATGTGGCGAAAACACAATGGTACCATTTCACTGCAATTGTAATTGCTGGAATGGGCTTCTTCACTGATGCATATGATCTATTCTGCATATCCCTTGTCACCAAGTTGCTCGGTCGCATTTACTACCACGTTGATGGCGCTGCGAAGCCCGGAACATTGCCTCCAAATGTATCAGCTGCTGTAAATGGAGTAGCTTTCTGCGGTACACTTTCAGGACAGCTTTTCTTTGGCTGGCTTGGTGACAAATTGGGCAGAAAAAAAGTCTATGGCATGACCCTCATGATGATGGTCATATGCTCTATTGGTTCCGGCCTTTCGTTCGGACATAGTCCAAAATCTGTGATGGCAACACTTTGCTTCTTCAGGTTCTGGCTTGGTTTTGGAATTGGTGGAGACTACCCCCTTTCTGCTACCATTATGTCTGAGTATTCGAATAAGAAGACTCGCGGCGCCTTCATCGCTGCGGTCTTTGCTATGCAGGGTTTTGGAATTCTTGGAGGTGGTATATTTGCAATCATAATTTCTGCTGCATTCAaggccaagtttgatgctccgCCTTATGAGGTTGATCCGGTTGGTTCAACTGTTCCTCAAGCTGACTATATTTGGAGGATAATTGTGATGGTTGGAGCACTCCCAGCTGCATTGACTTACTACTGGAGGATGAAGATGCCGGAAACCGCTCGCTATACTGCTCTagttgccaagaacacagaacagGCTGCAAAGGATATGTCTAAGGTTCTGCAGGTTGAGATTCAAGCTGAGCCAAAAGGTGACCAAGCACAGGCCAATACATTTGCCTTGTTCTCAAAGGAGTTCATGCGCCGCCACGGATTGCATCTTCTCGGCACAGCAAGCACATGGTTCTTGCTTGATATTGCATTTTACAGCCAAAATCTCTTCCAAAAAGACATCTTCAGTGCAATTGGTTGGATTCCTCCTGCAAAAACCATGAATGCTCTTGAGGAAGTTTACAGAATTGCAAGAGCTCAGACGCTTATCGCTCTCTGCAGTACTGTCCCTGGCTACTGGTTTACAGTGGCTCTCATAGACAGGATTGGAAGATTTGCTATTCAATTGATGGGGTTCTTCTTCATGACTGTTTTTATGTTCGCTCTTGCCATTCCTTATGACCACTGGACTCATAAGGAGAACAGAATAGGATTCGTGGTGATATATTCCTTGACTTTCTTCTTCGCGAATTTCGGGCCTAATGCCACCACATTCGTCGTGCCGGCCGAGATTTTCCCGGCTAGATTCCGGTCCACTTGCCACGGAATTTCATCAGCGGCCGGGAAGCTCGGGGCTATAGTCGGAGCATTCGGGTTCTTGTACCTGGCACAGAACAAGGACAAGAGCAAAGCAGATGCAGGGTACCCTGCAGGTATTGGTGTGAAGAACTCACTGCTTTTGTTAGGTGTGGTCAACATTTTAGGCTTCTTTTGTACTTTCTTGGTGCCTGAGGCAAAGGGAAAATCTTTGGAGGAAATGTCAGGTGAGAATGAAGAGGAAGGTGAAAATGGAACCAAAGAAGAGTCAGAGCCACATTCTTACAGCACCAGAACAGTTCCATATGTTTAG
- the LOC130730541 gene encoding actin-depolymerizing factor — MSFRGFGRANASSGMGVADHSKNTFMELKQKKVHRYVIFKVDEKKREVVVEKTGGPAESYDDFAASLPENDCRYAVFDFDFVTSENCQKSKIFFIAWSPSTSRIRAKMLYATTKERFRRELDGVHYEIQATDPTEMDLEVIKDRAH; from the exons ATGTCTTTCAGAGGATTCGGCCGG gcGAATGCTTCATCAGGCATGGGTGTTGCTGATCACAGCAAGAACACCTTCATGGAGTTGAAGCAAAAGAAGGTTCATCGGTATGTGATCTTTAAGGTTGATGAGAAGAAAAGGGAGGTTGTGGTTGAGAAGACTGGTGGCCCGGCTGAGAGCTATGACGATTTCGCGGCGTCTTTGCCTGAGAATGATTGTAGATATGCTGTGTTTGACTTTGATTTTGTTACTTCTGAGAATTGTCAAAAGAGCAAAATCTTCTTCATTGCATG GTCTCCTTCAACATCTCGAATCCGAGCCAAGATGCTCTATGCCACTACTAAAGAAAGGTTCAGACGTGAGCTAGATGGTGTTCATTATGAAATCCAGGCTACTGACCCCACAGAAATGGATCTTGAAGTGATCAAAGACCGAGCACATTGA